In Mycetocola spongiae, the genomic stretch GAGGATCGCGCGGGCATCGGGTTTCCAGGAGCCCGCGAGGCGCTCGTCCAGGAACTCGCGGGCGGTGGCATAGTTATTGGCCGGGCTTGATGCCGCCTCGATAAAGCCGTTGAGGATTTCCTCGGGCGAGGCGTCACGCTCGGGTCCGCGGGGGATATATAAAACATCGGGGTCCTGCGCGCGATCGATCGGGTGGCCCGCATTCACCCCGCCGCTGCGGGGGATGCTGGCGCAGCCGCCGAGGGCCAGCACGGCCACAAGCGTCAGTGCGAGGGCGGAGAATCTGGAGCGTTTCACGGGGTGTCCCCCTCCTTCAGGATCTGCTGGCCGGAATCGCCCGGGCCCTCCGCGCCGGCGTCATCGGGCGGCAGCGGAAGCGGCGAGCGCCCATAGGGTCGGGTGGAGTGGCGCGGCAGGAGCAGCCGGAAGCAGGATCCCCGCCCAGGTTCGGACCACACCTCCAGGGTACCGCCGTGCAGCTGGGCGTCCTCGAGGGCGATGGCCAGGCCGAGGCCGGTTCCGCCGATGGTGCGCCGACGCGAGGGATCGGCCCGCCAGAAGCGGTCAAAGGCGCGTGCCGCGTCATCCTCGCTCATGCCCAGGCCATAATCGCGCACGGTGAGCGCCACGGTATCGGCGGTGGAGTCCACGGCCACCACGATGGGGCGGCCCTCGCCGTGCTCGATCGCGTTGCCCACGAGGTTATTTACGATCCGGCGAATCCGGCGTGGATCGATCTCGATCGCGGAGTGTCCGCCGGGCGCGAGGATGCGCAGCTCGGAACCCTTTTGCTCGGCGAGCTGTTCCATTCCCAGCACGCAGTCCTCGGCGAGGTGCACGAGGTTGGTGGGTTCCAGCGCGAGCTGCACGGAGCCCGCGTCATAGCGGCTGATCTCCAGGAGGTCGGCGAGCAGCAGTTCAAAGCGTTCGGTCTGGGTATGCAGCAGCTCGGCGGTGCGCCCGGTCGCGGGCGGGAACGTATCGCGCTGGTCGTAGAGGACATCCCCGGCCAGGCGGATGGTGGTGAGCGGTGTCCTCAGCTCATGCGAGACATCGGACACAAAACGCTGCTGCACCTGGGAGAGATCGGCCAGCTCGGAGATCTGCCCCTGCATGCTCTCGGCCATCCGGTTAAACGAGCGCGCCAGCGTGGCCAGCTCGTCCTCGCCGCGCACCGGGATGCGCACCTCGAGGTCACCCGCGGCGAGCTTCGCCGAGGTCTCGGCCACCACCCGCACCGGATCGGCCACCATCCGCACCACGATCCAGGCCACGCCACCCACCAGGAGCAGCAGCACCAGGCCGCCAATCACCAGGGAGCGCTGCACAAAGCGCAGGGTCTCCTCGGTATCGGAGAGGTCATAGCCGATATACAGCTCATAATGACTGCCCTCGGGCAGGAGGATCTGGGAGCCCACGATCACCCCGGGGGCGGCGTGCTCGGCGCCCACGTTCAGCGCCGTGGATTGCCACCACAGGCCCTCGGCGTTTTTTTGCACCGCCGTGCGCAGCTCCTCGCTGATCGCATCACCCTGCAATCCGGCGCTCACAAAGTCCTGCGGGGCCACCGAGCTAAAGCCCTGACCCGGCACCCGGAATCCCGCGATCAGGCGGCTCTCCGAGGCCTGCGCAATCTCG encodes the following:
- the mtrB gene encoding MtrAB system histidine kinase MtrB; translation: MSEGFFSESRLRRWRQIPERLGLSWRRSLQFRAVTITLMLSGLAIIISSGYMTISIGSDLFQSRAAQAQADSRRALDTAQRIFDSSTAETQVDLQAIMETARNEIAQASESRLIAGFRVPGQGFSSVAPQDFVSAGLQGDAISEELRTAVQKNAEGLWWQSTALNVGAEHAAPGVIVGSQILLPEGSHYELYIGYDLSDTEETLRFVQRSLVIGGLVLLLLVGGVAWIVVRMVADPVRVVAETSAKLAAGDLEVRIPVRGEDELATLARSFNRMAESMQGQISELADLSQVQQRFVSDVSHELRTPLTTIRLAGDVLYDQRDTFPPATGRTAELLHTQTERFELLLADLLEISRYDAGSVQLALEPTNLVHLAEDCVLGMEQLAEQKGSELRILAPGGHSAIEIDPRRIRRIVNNLVGNAIEHGEGRPIVVAVDSTADTVALTVRDYGLGMSEDDAARAFDRFWRADPSRRRTIGGTGLGLAIALEDAQLHGGTLEVWSEPGRGSCFRLLLPRHSTRPYGRSPLPLPPDDAGAEGPGDSGQQILKEGDTP